From one Ooceraea biroi isolate clonal line C1 chromosome 7, Obir_v5.4, whole genome shotgun sequence genomic stretch:
- the LOC105279655 gene encoding intraflagellar transport protein 172 homolog isoform X1 gives MLLKYLGTVMPAQESENKVISIAWSPNNLKLAVASSDRSIYLFDENGAKRDRFSTKPVDPKFGKKSYMIKGIAFSPESTKIAVGQTDCIVYVYKIGEDWGDKKVICNKFKQTSAVTCLIWPVGGPIIVGLTDGKVRAALVKSQKAQTLYTSDAMTIALASNVRGSGFLSSHADGSIIRYYIAEDGSAEPSGRVCVHGVPAYALAWPQSHILAAGCDKRLTLYDSHGKQVKNFDFSRDSQEREITVACCSPSGQSIAVGSWDKVRILDWTPRRGVWEETNVRDLPNFYTITALAWRRDGSKLVVGGLCGGVEQFETILRRTVVRGSHEVAYVGPSQIVIRSLSDSSQRSIVIRSQTGLEIEDVRVLGRRDNNVVARTARTLLIGDIEQGLISEIPWEDRSSSEKFFFEYPVVCLIFYSGELTIVEYGQNEALGSVRTEAVNPHVISVRVNERPTSEGEDNKKLAYLLDPRTIRVVDLMTGATISMIAHDARIDWLELSEAGHRLLSRDKRSRLWLSDDAGSKVLLVTGVSFASWVPGSDVVVAQTGQTLAVWYNVDAPEAATLTPIKGDVVDIVREDGKTSVMVEENGAKVAYVLDEGLIEFGTALHDNDFGRAILFLENMGDSPQAETMWENLAKNAMNERKLAIAARCYAAMGDVACTKFLKETVEIGEKYAKETGNDPMGNPDVWARLAVLNGDLKTAEAIYLEQNELDKALEMYQRYWHWEEALNLAENRQWSGLSELRDRHLAWLLDSGQAARAASIIETTNPKRAIKLYLEANRPGRAARLILADNELLEDEHIVEDVISALKATDLMELAGELLEKTGAGAEAISCYSQAGIFARALDLARKIDPTMVVELERDWGKHLATGGHYDAAINHFIEAGETISALKAAINARQWRKALQIIQVIEDDDPEIQLQCEKLGEYFSSIGERSLAENLFIRAGNARRAVETHVQSGNWMRAHQVAQEHMNTDEANEVLAKHAESLQQAGEYRHAEALYVAIGDHDAAIAMYRKEGHRSDMVRLVADHRPDLLHTTHAHLARELEAAGKPREAEEYFLGAGDWRGAVTAYRSVNMWEDALRVAKKASGEQAAQQVALMWARTLAPELGARLLMRLNYLEPCLQLACETNLFEWALEISKYGTMDQKKEVHYRYAMALEDEGRFAEAEKEFVQAGKAMEAVQMYIHSRDWESAEDVARSHSQEAVAQVLIARAAEAAEAQDYATAETLLLRAHKPEMIIEHYKTAGMWSEALRVCREYLPSQEAALRRELGQKSAGLDGANALEEARKWLELGEVRPALDTLILNPQAPRPYLIRAADILLHQADPETAAEIGGDLGARLFSVGEHALAAQVFLQADRLKDAVSSLVAVGEWDRARRIVRELAPDLESYLEEKYRDAMASDDQMERLAGTNGNAALEMMARKGQWSQLFEAANSQGPEVLHRFVARRAAQLLKSDSAPQALQLYAQYGAPAISQNYNLYFQLAENILNEKQQEYRYLAQLRDILHGLCRSSPSSDKFERLLQAAHLSAVKHGCRSYPALTSIVVKVSVSLLRYTDVLLADRFYYEAGIAARSAGLLSEAFVFLNHFLDLEECIEEEGDGNVLDVDDLRVSDFPLEVPLPERLGVAADQREEAREWVLAVSMDQKIEQGLPVDQRGVYVGSLTSPTNSGTLLQQCVITGYPVRGPVVKFEETNRVADRDDWTKLVHTARQAPLDSPLNDILVFLQEWCGTVPKYSF, from the exons aTGTTACTCAAGTATCTTGGTACTGTTATGCCAGCGCAG GAATCGGAGAATAAAGTGATTAGCATAGCATGGTCACCAAACAACTTAAAACTAGCCGTTGCATCTTCTGATCGTTCCATTTACCTCTTCGACGAAAATGGTGCAAAACGTGACAGATTCTCCACCAAACCTGTCGATCCCAAG TTTGGCAAAAAGAGCTACATGATAAAGGGAATAGCTTTCTCCCCGGAGTCTACGAAGATCGCGGTTGGTCAAACCGATTGTattgtttatgtatataaaataggaGAAGACTG GGGCGACAAGAAAGTGATTTGCAACAAGTTCAAACAGACTTCCGCGGTAACTTGCTTAATTTGGCCCGTAGGAGGCCCGATTATCGTGGGCTTGACAGACGGGAAGGTCCGCGCGGCCCTGGTAAAATCGCAGAAGGCGCAAACCTTATACACCTCCGACGCCATGACGATAGCTTTGGCTAGCAA TGTTCGTGGTAGTGGCTTTCTGTCGAGTCACGCTGATGGTAGCATCATCCGGTATTACATTGCCGAAGACGGCAGTGCGGAACCATCAGGACGCGTATGCGTTCACGGTGTGCCTGCTTACGCCTTGGCGTGGCCGCAGTCGCACATCCTAGCTGCTGGTTGCGACAAACGGCTGACTCTGTACGACTCACATGGCAAACAGGTGAAGAACTTCGATTTTAGTCGGGACTCTCAAGAAAGGGAAATTACCGTAGCCTGCTGCAGCCCGAGCGGCCAGAGCATTGCCGTGGGCTCGTGGGACAAGGTGCGCATCCTGGACTGGACGCCACGAAGAGGCGTCTGGGAGGAGACCAACGTGCGCGATCTTCCAAACTTCTACACGATCACGGCGCTCGCCTGGAGACGAGACGGCTCGAAATTGGTAGTTGGAGGATTGTGCGGTGGTGTTGAACAATTTGAGACTATCCTAAG ACGCACAGTGGTCCGTGGCAGCCATGAGGTGGCCTACGTAGGTCCCAGCCAGATAGTAATTCGATCTCTGAGTGATTCTTCGCAGCGCTCGATCGTCATCAGATCGCAGACAGGTCTGGAGATCGAGGATGTACGCGTCTTAGGGCGCAGGGATAACAACGTGGTAGCTCGCACGGCGCGTACTCTGCTGATAGGTGACATCGAACAAGGTCTAATCAGCGAGATTCCATGGGAAGATCGATCCAGCAGCGAGAAATTCTTCTTTGAATACCCGGTTGTCTGCTTGATTTTCTATTCTGGCGAGCTAACAATCGTCGAATATGGGCAAAACGAAGCGCTCGGCTCCGTACGAACCGAGGCTGTGAACCCGCATGTGATCAGCGTGCGCGTGAACGAGCGACCCACGTCCGAGGGAGAAGATAACAAGAAGCTAGCGTATCTCTTGGATCCAAGAACAATCCGTGTAGTTGACTTGATGACGGGCGCGACCATCAGCATGATCGCCCACGACGCTCGCATCGACTGGTTGGAGCTAAGTGAGGCAGGTCATCGACTGCTATCGCGCGACAAGCGAAGTCGCCTGTGGCTCAGCGACGACGCGGGTAGCAA agttTTGCTGGTGACGGGGGTATCCTTTGCGTCTTGGGTGCCGGGTAGCGACGTTGTCGTCGCTCAGACGGGTCAGACTCTGGCGGTTTGGTACAACGTAGATGCGCCGGAAGCAGCCACGCTTACGCCGATCAAAGGCGACGTGGTGGACATTGTTCGGGAGGATGGCAAGACGTCTGTAATGGTCGAGGAAAACGGTGCTAAGGTGGCGTATGTGTTGGACGAGGGATTGATCGAGTTCGGTACGGCGCTGCACGACAATGACTTTGGCAGAGCCATTCTGTTCCTGGAGAACATGGGCGATAGCCCTCAGGCGGAGACTATGTGGGAGAACTTGGCTAAAAACGCGATGAACGAGAGGAAGCTCGCGATAGCAGCCAGATGTTACGCCGCGATGGGTGACGTGGCTTGTACGAAGTTTCTGAAGGAGACCGTCgag ATTGGTGAAAAGTATGCCAAGGAAACGGGCAATGATCCAATGGGCAATCCAGACGTCTGGGCCCGACTGGCTGTGCTGAACGGTGATCTGAAAACTGCCGAAGCGATCTACTTGGAACAAAATGAACTGGACAAGGCGCTGGAGATGTATCAACGCTACTGGCACTGGGAAGAAGCTTTGAATTTGGCCGAGAATCGGCAGTGGAGTGGTTTGTCCGAGTTACGGGATCGTCACTTGGCTTGGCTGTTGGACAGCGGTCAGGCAGCTCGCGCGGCCTCTATCATAGAAACTACGAACCCCAAAAGAGCCATTAAGCTCTACCTGGAAGCTAATCGGCCCGGACGAGCTGCCAGGCTGATTCTCGCTGACAATGAATTGTTGGAAGATGAGCACATCGTTGAGGATGTCATTAGCGCTCTTAAAGCTACCGATCTTATGGAGCTTGCTGGAGAACTGCTGGAGAAAACCGGTGCTGGCGCTGAGGCAATCAGCTGTTACTCTCAGGCCGGTATTTTCGCCAGGGCCCTCGATCTAGCACGTAAAATTGATCCTACTATGGTGGTCGAGCTCGAGAGGGATTGGGGGAAGCATTTGGCAACGGGTGGCCATTACGACGCAGCTATCAATCACTTTATTGAAGCAGGCGAGACAATATCGGCGCTGAAGGCCGCTATTAACGCGCGTCAATGGAGAAAGGCTCTACAAATTATACAA GTGATCGAAGATGACGATCCTGAAATTCAGCTGCAATGCGAGAAGTTGGGCGAGTACTTTTCGTCGATCGGTGAACGAAGCCTGGCCGAGAATCTTTTTATTCGCGCCGGAAACGCGCGACGTGCCGTGGAAACTCATGTGCAGTCGGGCAATTGGATGCGTGCGCATCAGGTAGCTCAAGAACACATGAATACCGATGAAGCCAACGAAGTGCTGGCAAAGCACGCTGAGAGTCTACAGCAAGCTGGCGAATATCGTCACGCCGAGGCGCTCTACGTGGCGATCGGCGATCACGATGCAGCGATCGCTATGTATCGTAAGGAAGGGCATCGTAGCGACATGGTCAGGCTGGTTGCTGACCATCGGCCGGACCTCCTTCATACTACTCACGCACATCTGGCGAGGGAGCTGGAGGCAGCCGGCAAGCCAAGAGAAGCCGAAGAATACTTCCTAG GTGCTGGTGATTGGCGCGGAGCGGTCACAGCTTACAGGTCCGTGAATATGTGGGAGGACGCGTTAAGGGTTGCCAAGAAGGCTTCGGGCGAACAAGCAGCACAGCag GTTGCCTTGATGTGGGCCCGAACACTGGCTCCGGAATTGGGTGCTAGATTGTTAATGCGTCTGAATTATTTGGAGCCTTGCCTGCAGCTGGCATGCGAGACCAACTTGTTTGAGTGGGCCTTGGAAATCTCAAAATACGGCACGATGGATCAAAAGAAGGAGGTCCACTATCGCTATGCTATGGCGCTCGAGGACGAGGGCCGCTTTGCTGAGGCTGAGAAGGAGTTCGTACAGGCTGGCAAGGCTATGGAGGCGGTGCAGATGTACATACACTCCCGCGACTGGGAATCCGCCGAGGATGTCGCGCGATCGCATAGTCAAGAGGCGGTGGCGCAAGTTCTGATTGCCCGTGCTGCTGAAGCCGCAGAAGCACAAGATTACGCAACGGCGGAAACCCTTCTTCTAAGGGCCCACAAACCGGAGATGATTATTGAACATTATAAA ACTGCTGGAATGTGGTCTGAAGCACTACGAGTGTGTCGAGAGTATCTGCCAAGTCAAGAGGCTGCCCTACGCAGGGAGTTGGGTCAGAAGAGCGCGGGATTGGACGGAGCGAACGCCCTGGAGGAAGCTCGCAAGTGGCTTGAACTCGGGGAAGTGCGACCTGCCCTGGACACCCTGATCCTGAATCCACAAGCACCGAGGCCTTATCTTATTCGTGCGGCTGATATTCTTTTACATCAGGCGGATCCTGAAACGGCAGCGGAGATTGGCGGTGATCTGGGTGCGCGCTTGTTCTCCGTTGGTGAACACGCGCTCGCCGCTCAG GTATTCCTTCAGGCGGATCGACTGAAGGACGCGGTGAGTTCGCTAGTGGCGGTCGGCGAGTGGGATCGTGCACGTCGGATTGTTCGCGAGCTCGCTCCAGATCTCGAGTCGTATCTTGAAGAAAAGTATCGGGATGCTATGGCAAGTGACGATCAAATGGAGCGATTAGCGGGGACGAATGGCAATGCCGCCCTCGAGATGATGGCACGCAAGGGTCAATGGAGTCAGCTGTTCGAGGCCGCGAATTCGCAAGGGCCGGAAGTATTGCACAGATTCGTGGCGCGACGTGCCGCACAATTGCTGAAGAGCGACTCCGCACCGCAAGCGCTACAACTTTACGCGCAGTACGGCGCACCCGCGATATCGCAGAACTACAATCTCTATTTCCAGCTGGCTGAGAACATCCTGAATGAGAAGCAGCAGGAATACAG ATATCTAGCCCAACTGCGTGACATCCTGCATGGTCTCTGCCGCTCGTCGCCGTCTTCCGACAAGTTCGAGCGACTGCTGCAAGCTGCGCATCTTTCCGCGGTGAAGCACGGCTGCCGTTCGTACCCAGCACTTACCAGCATTGTAGTTAAAGTGTCTGTCAGCCTTCTGCGATATACCGATGTCCTCCTCGCCGACAGATTCTACTACGAAGCCGGCATTGCAGCGCGTTCCGCGGGTCTCCTGAGCGAAGCCTTTGTCTTTCTCAATCACTTTCTTGACCTGGAAGAGTGCATCGAGGAGGAGGGTGACGGCAACGTTCTCGACGTGGACGACCTACGCGTAAGCGACTTCCCGCTCGAAGTTCCGCTTCCGGAACGCCTCGGCGTCGCGGCAGATCAACGCGAGGAGGCAAGGGAGTGGGTGCTGGCGGTGTCCATGGATCAAAAGATTGAGCAAGGCTTGCCGGTTGATCAGAGAGGTGTCTATGTGGGCTCACTGACGTCACCGACTAACTCCGGTACGCTTCTTCAGCAATGCGTGATCACGGGATATCCGGTACGCGGCCCAGTCGTCAAATTCGAGGAGACCAATCGCGTGGCTGATCGAGACGACTGGACCAAACTGGTCCACACGGCCAGACAAGCGCCTCTAGATTCACCGCTGAACGACATCTTGGTGTTTCTTCAGGAATGGTGTGGCACGGTACccaaatattcattttaa
- the LOC105279655 gene encoding intraflagellar transport protein 172 homolog isoform X4, whose amino-acid sequence MLIAPCLQFGKKSYMIKGIAFSPESTKIAVGQTDCIVYVYKIGEDWGDKKVICNKFKQTSAVTCLIWPVGGPIIVGLTDGKVRAALVKSQKAQTLYTSDAMTIALASNVRGSGFLSSHADGSIIRYYIAEDGSAEPSGRVCVHGVPAYALAWPQSHILAAGCDKRLTLYDSHGKQVKNFDFSRDSQEREITVACCSPSGQSIAVGSWDKVRILDWTPRRGVWEETNVRDLPNFYTITALAWRRDGSKLVVGGLCGGVEQFETILRRTVVRGSHEVAYVGPSQIVIRSLSDSSQRSIVIRSQTGLEIEDVRVLGRRDNNVVARTARTLLIGDIEQGLISEIPWEDRSSSEKFFFEYPVVCLIFYSGELTIVEYGQNEALGSVRTEAVNPHVISVRVNERPTSEGEDNKKLAYLLDPRTIRVVDLMTGATISMIAHDARIDWLELSEAGHRLLSRDKRSRLWLSDDAGSKVLLVTGVSFASWVPGSDVVVAQTGQTLAVWYNVDAPEAATLTPIKGDVVDIVREDGKTSVMVEENGAKVAYVLDEGLIEFGTALHDNDFGRAILFLENMGDSPQAETMWENLAKNAMNERKLAIAARCYAAMGDVACTKFLKETVEIGEKYAKETGNDPMGNPDVWARLAVLNGDLKTAEAIYLEQNELDKALEMYQRYWHWEEALNLAENRQWSGLSELRDRHLAWLLDSGQAARAASIIETTNPKRAIKLYLEANRPGRAARLILADNELLEDEHIVEDVISALKATDLMELAGELLEKTGAGAEAISCYSQAGIFARALDLARKIDPTMVVELERDWGKHLATGGHYDAAINHFIEAGETISALKAAINARQWRKALQIIQVIEDDDPEIQLQCEKLGEYFSSIGERSLAENLFIRAGNARRAVETHVQSGNWMRAHQVAQEHMNTDEANEVLAKHAESLQQAGEYRHAEALYVAIGDHDAAIAMYRKEGHRSDMVRLVADHRPDLLHTTHAHLARELEAAGKPREAEEYFLGAGDWRGAVTAYRSVNMWEDALRVAKKASGEQAAQQVALMWARTLAPELGARLLMRLNYLEPCLQLACETNLFEWALEISKYGTMDQKKEVHYRYAMALEDEGRFAEAEKEFVQAGKAMEAVQMYIHSRDWESAEDVARSHSQEAVAQVLIARAAEAAEAQDYATAETLLLRAHKPEMIIEHYKTAGMWSEALRVCREYLPSQEAALRRELGQKSAGLDGANALEEARKWLELGEVRPALDTLILNPQAPRPYLIRAADILLHQADPETAAEIGGDLGARLFSVGEHALAAQVFLQADRLKDAVSSLVAVGEWDRARRIVRELAPDLESYLEEKYRDAMASDDQMERLAGTNGNAALEMMARKGQWSQLFEAANSQGPEVLHRFVARRAAQLLKSDSAPQALQLYAQYGAPAISQNYNLYFQLAENILNEKQQEYRYLAQLRDILHGLCRSSPSSDKFERLLQAAHLSAVKHGCRSYPALTSIVVKVSVSLLRYTDVLLADRFYYEAGIAARSAGLLSEAFVFLNHFLDLEECIEEEGDGNVLDVDDLRVSDFPLEVPLPERLGVAADQREEAREWVLAVSMDQKIEQGLPVDQRGVYVGSLTSPTNSGTLLQQCVITGYPVRGPVVKFEETNRVADRDDWTKLVHTARQAPLDSPLNDILVFLQEWCGTVPKYSF is encoded by the exons ATGTTAATAGCACCTTGTCTACAGTTTGGCAAAAAGAGCTACATGATAAAGGGAATAGCTTTCTCCCCGGAGTCTACGAAGATCGCGGTTGGTCAAACCGATTGTattgtttatgtatataaaataggaGAAGACTG GGGCGACAAGAAAGTGATTTGCAACAAGTTCAAACAGACTTCCGCGGTAACTTGCTTAATTTGGCCCGTAGGAGGCCCGATTATCGTGGGCTTGACAGACGGGAAGGTCCGCGCGGCCCTGGTAAAATCGCAGAAGGCGCAAACCTTATACACCTCCGACGCCATGACGATAGCTTTGGCTAGCAA TGTTCGTGGTAGTGGCTTTCTGTCGAGTCACGCTGATGGTAGCATCATCCGGTATTACATTGCCGAAGACGGCAGTGCGGAACCATCAGGACGCGTATGCGTTCACGGTGTGCCTGCTTACGCCTTGGCGTGGCCGCAGTCGCACATCCTAGCTGCTGGTTGCGACAAACGGCTGACTCTGTACGACTCACATGGCAAACAGGTGAAGAACTTCGATTTTAGTCGGGACTCTCAAGAAAGGGAAATTACCGTAGCCTGCTGCAGCCCGAGCGGCCAGAGCATTGCCGTGGGCTCGTGGGACAAGGTGCGCATCCTGGACTGGACGCCACGAAGAGGCGTCTGGGAGGAGACCAACGTGCGCGATCTTCCAAACTTCTACACGATCACGGCGCTCGCCTGGAGACGAGACGGCTCGAAATTGGTAGTTGGAGGATTGTGCGGTGGTGTTGAACAATTTGAGACTATCCTAAG ACGCACAGTGGTCCGTGGCAGCCATGAGGTGGCCTACGTAGGTCCCAGCCAGATAGTAATTCGATCTCTGAGTGATTCTTCGCAGCGCTCGATCGTCATCAGATCGCAGACAGGTCTGGAGATCGAGGATGTACGCGTCTTAGGGCGCAGGGATAACAACGTGGTAGCTCGCACGGCGCGTACTCTGCTGATAGGTGACATCGAACAAGGTCTAATCAGCGAGATTCCATGGGAAGATCGATCCAGCAGCGAGAAATTCTTCTTTGAATACCCGGTTGTCTGCTTGATTTTCTATTCTGGCGAGCTAACAATCGTCGAATATGGGCAAAACGAAGCGCTCGGCTCCGTACGAACCGAGGCTGTGAACCCGCATGTGATCAGCGTGCGCGTGAACGAGCGACCCACGTCCGAGGGAGAAGATAACAAGAAGCTAGCGTATCTCTTGGATCCAAGAACAATCCGTGTAGTTGACTTGATGACGGGCGCGACCATCAGCATGATCGCCCACGACGCTCGCATCGACTGGTTGGAGCTAAGTGAGGCAGGTCATCGACTGCTATCGCGCGACAAGCGAAGTCGCCTGTGGCTCAGCGACGACGCGGGTAGCAA agttTTGCTGGTGACGGGGGTATCCTTTGCGTCTTGGGTGCCGGGTAGCGACGTTGTCGTCGCTCAGACGGGTCAGACTCTGGCGGTTTGGTACAACGTAGATGCGCCGGAAGCAGCCACGCTTACGCCGATCAAAGGCGACGTGGTGGACATTGTTCGGGAGGATGGCAAGACGTCTGTAATGGTCGAGGAAAACGGTGCTAAGGTGGCGTATGTGTTGGACGAGGGATTGATCGAGTTCGGTACGGCGCTGCACGACAATGACTTTGGCAGAGCCATTCTGTTCCTGGAGAACATGGGCGATAGCCCTCAGGCGGAGACTATGTGGGAGAACTTGGCTAAAAACGCGATGAACGAGAGGAAGCTCGCGATAGCAGCCAGATGTTACGCCGCGATGGGTGACGTGGCTTGTACGAAGTTTCTGAAGGAGACCGTCgag ATTGGTGAAAAGTATGCCAAGGAAACGGGCAATGATCCAATGGGCAATCCAGACGTCTGGGCCCGACTGGCTGTGCTGAACGGTGATCTGAAAACTGCCGAAGCGATCTACTTGGAACAAAATGAACTGGACAAGGCGCTGGAGATGTATCAACGCTACTGGCACTGGGAAGAAGCTTTGAATTTGGCCGAGAATCGGCAGTGGAGTGGTTTGTCCGAGTTACGGGATCGTCACTTGGCTTGGCTGTTGGACAGCGGTCAGGCAGCTCGCGCGGCCTCTATCATAGAAACTACGAACCCCAAAAGAGCCATTAAGCTCTACCTGGAAGCTAATCGGCCCGGACGAGCTGCCAGGCTGATTCTCGCTGACAATGAATTGTTGGAAGATGAGCACATCGTTGAGGATGTCATTAGCGCTCTTAAAGCTACCGATCTTATGGAGCTTGCTGGAGAACTGCTGGAGAAAACCGGTGCTGGCGCTGAGGCAATCAGCTGTTACTCTCAGGCCGGTATTTTCGCCAGGGCCCTCGATCTAGCACGTAAAATTGATCCTACTATGGTGGTCGAGCTCGAGAGGGATTGGGGGAAGCATTTGGCAACGGGTGGCCATTACGACGCAGCTATCAATCACTTTATTGAAGCAGGCGAGACAATATCGGCGCTGAAGGCCGCTATTAACGCGCGTCAATGGAGAAAGGCTCTACAAATTATACAA GTGATCGAAGATGACGATCCTGAAATTCAGCTGCAATGCGAGAAGTTGGGCGAGTACTTTTCGTCGATCGGTGAACGAAGCCTGGCCGAGAATCTTTTTATTCGCGCCGGAAACGCGCGACGTGCCGTGGAAACTCATGTGCAGTCGGGCAATTGGATGCGTGCGCATCAGGTAGCTCAAGAACACATGAATACCGATGAAGCCAACGAAGTGCTGGCAAAGCACGCTGAGAGTCTACAGCAAGCTGGCGAATATCGTCACGCCGAGGCGCTCTACGTGGCGATCGGCGATCACGATGCAGCGATCGCTATGTATCGTAAGGAAGGGCATCGTAGCGACATGGTCAGGCTGGTTGCTGACCATCGGCCGGACCTCCTTCATACTACTCACGCACATCTGGCGAGGGAGCTGGAGGCAGCCGGCAAGCCAAGAGAAGCCGAAGAATACTTCCTAG GTGCTGGTGATTGGCGCGGAGCGGTCACAGCTTACAGGTCCGTGAATATGTGGGAGGACGCGTTAAGGGTTGCCAAGAAGGCTTCGGGCGAACAAGCAGCACAGCag GTTGCCTTGATGTGGGCCCGAACACTGGCTCCGGAATTGGGTGCTAGATTGTTAATGCGTCTGAATTATTTGGAGCCTTGCCTGCAGCTGGCATGCGAGACCAACTTGTTTGAGTGGGCCTTGGAAATCTCAAAATACGGCACGATGGATCAAAAGAAGGAGGTCCACTATCGCTATGCTATGGCGCTCGAGGACGAGGGCCGCTTTGCTGAGGCTGAGAAGGAGTTCGTACAGGCTGGCAAGGCTATGGAGGCGGTGCAGATGTACATACACTCCCGCGACTGGGAATCCGCCGAGGATGTCGCGCGATCGCATAGTCAAGAGGCGGTGGCGCAAGTTCTGATTGCCCGTGCTGCTGAAGCCGCAGAAGCACAAGATTACGCAACGGCGGAAACCCTTCTTCTAAGGGCCCACAAACCGGAGATGATTATTGAACATTATAAA ACTGCTGGAATGTGGTCTGAAGCACTACGAGTGTGTCGAGAGTATCTGCCAAGTCAAGAGGCTGCCCTACGCAGGGAGTTGGGTCAGAAGAGCGCGGGATTGGACGGAGCGAACGCCCTGGAGGAAGCTCGCAAGTGGCTTGAACTCGGGGAAGTGCGACCTGCCCTGGACACCCTGATCCTGAATCCACAAGCACCGAGGCCTTATCTTATTCGTGCGGCTGATATTCTTTTACATCAGGCGGATCCTGAAACGGCAGCGGAGATTGGCGGTGATCTGGGTGCGCGCTTGTTCTCCGTTGGTGAACACGCGCTCGCCGCTCAG GTATTCCTTCAGGCGGATCGACTGAAGGACGCGGTGAGTTCGCTAGTGGCGGTCGGCGAGTGGGATCGTGCACGTCGGATTGTTCGCGAGCTCGCTCCAGATCTCGAGTCGTATCTTGAAGAAAAGTATCGGGATGCTATGGCAAGTGACGATCAAATGGAGCGATTAGCGGGGACGAATGGCAATGCCGCCCTCGAGATGATGGCACGCAAGGGTCAATGGAGTCAGCTGTTCGAGGCCGCGAATTCGCAAGGGCCGGAAGTATTGCACAGATTCGTGGCGCGACGTGCCGCACAATTGCTGAAGAGCGACTCCGCACCGCAAGCGCTACAACTTTACGCGCAGTACGGCGCACCCGCGATATCGCAGAACTACAATCTCTATTTCCAGCTGGCTGAGAACATCCTGAATGAGAAGCAGCAGGAATACAG ATATCTAGCCCAACTGCGTGACATCCTGCATGGTCTCTGCCGCTCGTCGCCGTCTTCCGACAAGTTCGAGCGACTGCTGCAAGCTGCGCATCTTTCCGCGGTGAAGCACGGCTGCCGTTCGTACCCAGCACTTACCAGCATTGTAGTTAAAGTGTCTGTCAGCCTTCTGCGATATACCGATGTCCTCCTCGCCGACAGATTCTACTACGAAGCCGGCATTGCAGCGCGTTCCGCGGGTCTCCTGAGCGAAGCCTTTGTCTTTCTCAATCACTTTCTTGACCTGGAAGAGTGCATCGAGGAGGAGGGTGACGGCAACGTTCTCGACGTGGACGACCTACGCGTAAGCGACTTCCCGCTCGAAGTTCCGCTTCCGGAACGCCTCGGCGTCGCGGCAGATCAACGCGAGGAGGCAAGGGAGTGGGTGCTGGCGGTGTCCATGGATCAAAAGATTGAGCAAGGCTTGCCGGTTGATCAGAGAGGTGTCTATGTGGGCTCACTGACGTCACCGACTAACTCCGGTACGCTTCTTCAGCAATGCGTGATCACGGGATATCCGGTACGCGGCCCAGTCGTCAAATTCGAGGAGACCAATCGCGTGGCTGATCGAGACGACTGGACCAAACTGGTCCACACGGCCAGACAAGCGCCTCTAGATTCACCGCTGAACGACATCTTGGTGTTTCTTCAGGAATGGTGTGGCACGGTACccaaatattcattttaa